Sequence from the Tenrec ecaudatus isolate mTenEca1 chromosome 6, mTenEca1.hap1, whole genome shotgun sequence genome:
GGGACTTAGCACTTCGTGGACAGAACTTCAAGTTTCTCGAGACAGAGACCGTGATTGCCACTGTGAAGAAGAAGAAGCCGCAGGGCGAACAGTTCCTTCTTCCCGACACTGAGTGAGATGATGACCATGCGCAGGGTCGGATCAAGAGCCAACGCAAGAGGCTACAGACTGGTCAGGCATGGATGCTCGATGCCTCCCGTCTTGCAATGGGGAGTTCCCTCATCCGCTTACAATCCAGAGATGCACCTTGGCGGGTGGTGGACGGACCCGGGAAAAGGCCCACTGTGCTCAGACAAGAGGTCGATGCTTAATGGTTTTCTGTGCGCGCTTCAGGGCCCATGTTGAGTTTCATAACtggttacagagtagaaagcttttTAACCGTTTGCaaatcagcactagcaggggggaGCACTGAAGCCCCAGGCACCCTGCCCGGAGGCTCCAAACTGGTGTCCGCTTACACTGAGCGGGTCCCGGCCTTCCCATTTAGATGGTCCAGCAGGTTCATGCAGACACACTCGACTGTGGGTGTAACTCCCTCTGCGTCCTCAAAACTCACGATAAAGAGGCTCATCCCTGTGTTGGGGCTGACGGAAACCAGTTCGGATTTGCTCAGGGTTGCCGGGAGGGAGCACTTAAGGTCTGACAGAAAATAACCGAACAGGGTTTTCATGTATGCTCCGTGGCTCACAACTAAGACACTGGCGGCTAACCCTGGGGCAGCGTCACCGCCACGGGAGTTTTTGCCCAGCGGAAATACTTCTGTCAGAGAAGATTCCAGAGAGTTGCCGGGTGCTTCTTGGGAAGGCTGCTCTTGTTGGCCTGCTTCTTTCAGGACCAGCTGACAGAGATATGAAAAGAAGTCTTTTCCCCGCAGTCTCACCTACAATGAAAGAGAGAAAGCAAGCAAGGGGCTCATTCTCAGCTGGAGTGATCTTAGCAACACGCGGAAACGGAAAACGTAACAGACCTGATGCTTCCCGAGTGCATCCACAGCAGAACCTCGTCTGTCTTTCTACCCATTCAGTGATTCCAAACAGCTCAC
This genomic interval carries:
- the TIGAR gene encoding fructose-2,6-bisphosphatase TIGAR → MPRFALTVIRHGETRFNKEKILQGQGIDEPLSETGFQQAAAAGLFLHKVKFTHAFSSDLIRTKQTMHGILEKSKFCKDMTVMYDSRLRERKYGIAEGKVLTELRALAKAAQEEITIFTPPGGETLDQVRLRGKDFFSYLCQLVLKEAGQQEQPSQEAPGNSLESSLTEVFPLGKNSRGGDAAPGLAASVLVVSHGAYMKTLFGYFLSDLKCSLPATLSKSELVSVSPNTGMSLFIVSFEDAEGVTPTVECVCMNLLDHLNGKAGTRSV